One stretch of Rhodoferax lithotrophicus DNA includes these proteins:
- a CDS encoding sensor histidine kinase produces MLTPLLLLWPVSLVLTWLVAQGIAGKPFDRALEYNVRAMAQLITIQHSHARFSLPRPARELLRADDSDTIYYQVLGTRGELLSGEKDIPPPPDTEFMEPDDVHIRDEVIKGFDVKVAYMWVDLPISGGKYALVQVAETLEKRSVLATEIVKGVMLPQFVILPLAVLLVWLALVQAIKPLNQLEERIRARMPDDLSPIDARAVPMEVTPLVESVNDLLLRLTDSIATQKRFLADAAHQLKTPLAGLRMQAEMAQREGASAEDLKHSLRQIGRASIRATHSVNQLLALARAESSGAAMPRTVCDLPELTMAVVRDCVPRALEKHIDLGYEGTEPGSPSCTILGNATLLKEMIRNLVDNAINYTPSSLEAPGIITARVLTDPFGRTLVLQVEDSGPGVPEAERELIFQPFYRALGTEVDGSGLGLPIVLEIAHQHQASVRLEETRPGHKPPGARFVLRFTALENDPPQS; encoded by the coding sequence ATGCTCACGCCGCTGCTGCTTCTGTGGCCGGTGAGCCTGGTGCTGACATGGCTGGTAGCCCAGGGTATTGCCGGCAAACCATTTGACCGGGCACTGGAATACAACGTGCGCGCCATGGCCCAGCTCATCACCATCCAGCACAGCCATGCCCGGTTTTCGTTACCACGGCCAGCCCGCGAGTTGTTGCGAGCCGATGACTCGGACACCATTTATTACCAGGTGCTGGGCACACGTGGCGAATTACTCAGCGGCGAAAAAGATATTCCGCCGCCGCCGGATACGGAGTTCATGGAGCCCGACGATGTGCATATCCGCGATGAAGTGATCAAGGGGTTTGATGTCAAAGTAGCCTATATGTGGGTCGATTTGCCGATTTCAGGCGGCAAATATGCCTTGGTACAAGTGGCCGAAACACTGGAAAAACGCTCGGTGCTGGCGACCGAGATCGTCAAAGGCGTGATGCTGCCGCAATTTGTCATCTTGCCGCTGGCCGTGCTACTGGTTTGGCTGGCGCTGGTGCAAGCCATCAAGCCACTTAACCAGCTGGAGGAGCGTATTCGCGCCCGCATGCCGGATGACCTGAGCCCGATTGATGCCCGCGCCGTGCCCATGGAGGTCACCCCGCTGGTGGAGTCTGTCAACGACTTGTTGCTGCGCCTGACCGACTCCATTGCCACCCAAAAACGTTTTCTGGCCGATGCCGCCCACCAGCTCAAAACCCCCTTGGCGGGCCTGCGTATGCAGGCTGAAATGGCCCAACGCGAAGGGGCCAGTGCCGAAGACCTGAAGCATTCCCTGCGTCAGATTGGCCGGGCCAGCATTCGCGCCACCCACAGTGTGAACCAGTTGCTGGCGTTGGCCCGAGCCGAAAGCAGCGGTGCGGCCATGCCACGCACCGTGTGTGACTTGCCGGAACTCACCATGGCGGTGGTGCGCGACTGTGTGCCACGTGCGCTTGAAAAACACATCGACCTGGGCTACGAAGGCACCGAACCGGGCAGCCCGAGTTGCACGATTCTGGGCAATGCCACCTTGCTCAAGGAAATGATCCGCAACCTGGTGGACAACGCCATCAACTACACCCCCTCCAGCCTGGAAGCCCCAGGCATCATCACCGCCCGCGTGCTCACAGACCCCTTTGGACGCACGCTGGTGCTGCAAGTCGAAGACTCTGGCCCAGGTGTGCCAGAAGCCGAGCGTGAGCTGATTTTCCAGCCGTTTTACCGCGCCCTAGGAACCGAAGTGGATGGCTCAGGCCTGGGGCTGCCGATCGTGCTGGAAATTGCCCACCAGCACCAGGCCAGCGTCCGGCTGGAAGAAACCCGTCCTGGTCACAAACCCCCTGGCGCACGTTTTGTGCTGCGCTTCACCGCACTGGAAAACGACCCGCCTCAGTCCTGA
- a CDS encoding MarR family winged helix-turn-helix transcriptional regulator: MTQHVPIPGWRLSHLGHWLAQASARFDRRVLALMAANDRMPLALANLAGRGKLTASHMHISRHLALEGSRLTELASQAGISKQAMGKLVDQCEAWGLVQRQNDPRDARACRVVFTAAGLSWLQAFQEAVTQAQAELHAAVGDNVATVIALGLEAYAA, translated from the coding sequence ATGACACAGCACGTACCTATTCCGGGCTGGCGACTCTCCCATCTTGGGCACTGGTTGGCACAGGCATCCGCCCGGTTTGACCGCCGCGTATTGGCCTTGATGGCCGCCAATGACCGCATGCCACTGGCCTTGGCCAACCTGGCCGGGCGTGGCAAGCTGACGGCTTCCCACATGCACATCTCCCGACATCTGGCCTTGGAGGGCTCGCGCCTGACCGAGCTTGCCAGTCAAGCCGGTATCAGCAAACAGGCCATGGGCAAACTGGTCGATCAATGTGAAGCATGGGGGCTGGTGCAGCGCCAGAATGACCCGCGCGATGCACGTGCCTGCCGGGTGGTATTTACCGCTGCCGGACTCAGTTGGCTACAGGCCTTTCAAGAAGCGGTGACCCAAGCGCAAGCGGAGCTACATGCCGCCGTGGGGGACAACGTGGCTACCGTGATCGCGCTCGGACTGGAGGCTTATGCCGCCTAG
- a CDS encoding biotin--[acetyl-CoA-carboxylase] ligase, producing the protein MNHPVRWPLEAIWEAVSPILPGFTVEVLPQIDSTNTELMRRARAGRLEPVLLVAEQQTAGRGRMGRQWLSAETPSGHKPMALTFSLGLPLAPQDWSGLSLAVGVSVAQSLHPQIRLKWPNDLWWHDRKLAGILIETANWGVANTSRYVVIGVGINIFTPESAGLSTPPVGLAEFISGVDIGQTLAHVVAPLVHVVQVFEGHGFAPFQAQFNALDALAQVPVTLSDGLQGVAQGVDASGALLVATPTGVQRVTSSEVSVRVQPGPNYEQL; encoded by the coding sequence ATGAACCACCCCGTGCGCTGGCCGCTTGAAGCCATCTGGGAAGCTGTCAGTCCAATATTGCCAGGCTTTACCGTGGAGGTGTTGCCCCAAATCGATTCGACCAACACCGAGCTGATGCGCCGTGCGCGCGCTGGTCGTCTGGAGCCGGTGCTGCTGGTGGCCGAGCAGCAAACCGCCGGGCGCGGGCGCATGGGGCGCCAATGGCTGAGCGCTGAAACACCGTCCGGGCACAAGCCCATGGCGCTGACCTTTTCGCTCGGGTTGCCCTTGGCCCCCCAGGATTGGTCCGGCCTGTCGCTGGCGGTGGGCGTGAGTGTGGCGCAAAGCCTGCACCCGCAGATTCGCCTGAAGTGGCCGAACGATTTGTGGTGGCATGACCGCAAGCTGGCAGGTATTTTGATTGAAACCGCCAATTGGGGCGTGGCCAATACCAGTCGTTATGTGGTGATTGGTGTGGGCATCAATATCTTCACACCTGAGTCGGCAGGCTTGTCCACGCCACCGGTGGGGTTGGCTGAATTTATATCCGGCGTGGATATCGGTCAAACCCTGGCGCATGTGGTGGCTCCTTTGGTGCATGTGGTGCAAGTGTTTGAGGGACATGGCTTTGCACCGTTTCAGGCGCAATTCAACGCGTTGGATGCCTTGGCGCAAGTGCCGGTGACGCTCAGTGATGGTTTGCAGGGCGTGGCCCAGGGTGTGGATGCCAGCGGGGCCTTGTTGGTGGCCACACCGACAGGCGTGCAGCGGGTCACCAGTTCCGAAGTGAGTGTGCGTGTGCAGCCCGGCCCCAACTATGAACAACTGTGA
- a CDS encoding DNA topoisomerase III has translation MKTLVIAEKPSVAQDIVRALTPVSGKFEKHDEHFENDTHVVTSAVGHLVEIQAPEAFDVKRGKWSFAHLPVIPPHFDLKPVDKTKTRLNAVVKLAKRKDVGQLINACDAGREGELIFRLIEQYAGGAKPLGKPVQRLWLQSMTPQAIREGFGALRSNAQMQPLADAARCRSEADWLVGINGTRAMTAFNSRDGGFFLTTVGRVQTPTLSVVVEREEQIRKFISRDYWEIHASFAAQAGNYPAKWFNPAHKKDADDAEKKADRVWSELDARTIAEAVRGQQATVSEESKPTSQASPALFDLTSLQREANSKFGFSAKTTLSIAQSLYERHKALTYPRTDSRALPEDYVPVVKQTFEMLADSGLKHLAPHALTALNNNYIRPSKRIFDNAKVSDHFAIIPTLQAPGALSETEQKIYDLVVRRFMAVFFPAAEYQVTTRISKVQEHHFKTEGKVLVKPGWLAIYGKEAALEVEGGKDGDKGQSLVPVAPGEKVKAESVDPKGLKTRPPARYSEATLLGAMESAGKTVEDDELREAMQEKGLGTPATRSSIIEGLISEAYMLREGRELIPTAKAFQLMTLLRGLDVQELTKAELTGEWEYKLNQMEHGKLSRTAFMSEIAAMTERMVKKAKEYDRDSVPGDFATLHTPCPNCGGIVKENYRRYGCTGADGQSEGCGFSFGKTPAGRTFELAEVEQFLRDRKIGPLTGFRSKAGWPFVAEMVIKFDEDSKNYKLEFDFGDDKKGEETGELVDFSAQTSLGACPQCGAAVFEHGKNYVCEKSVPTAAQATPSCEFKTGQIILQQPIEREQMVKLLATGKTDLLDKFVSMRTRRTFKAMLAWDATAGKVNFEFAPSKFPPRKTAATPLTKAAVSSKSRAASAASTVTTGQKPLKTPAKRTAKPAAAKTPRKTPAAGAGSTPSAALAAVIGSEPIARAQVIKKLWDYIKANKLQDAANKRAINADAKLLAVFGKPQVTMFELAGIVGQHLG, from the coding sequence ATGAAAACCTTGGTGATTGCCGAAAAACCTTCCGTGGCACAAGACATCGTGCGCGCCCTGACCCCGGTGTCAGGCAAGTTTGAAAAACACGACGAACATTTTGAGAACGACACCCATGTGGTCACCAGTGCCGTAGGCCATCTGGTGGAAATCCAGGCTCCAGAAGCCTTTGATGTGAAACGCGGCAAATGGAGCTTTGCCCACCTGCCGGTGATTCCGCCCCACTTTGACCTGAAACCGGTCGACAAAACCAAAACCCGCCTGAATGCGGTGGTGAAACTGGCCAAACGCAAAGACGTGGGCCAACTCATCAACGCCTGCGACGCGGGCCGCGAGGGTGAGCTGATCTTTCGCCTGATCGAGCAATACGCTGGTGGTGCCAAACCCCTGGGCAAACCGGTACAACGCCTGTGGCTGCAAAGCATGACACCGCAAGCCATTCGCGAAGGCTTTGGCGCCCTGCGCAGCAATGCCCAGATGCAGCCGCTGGCTGACGCGGCACGCTGCCGCTCCGAGGCCGACTGGCTGGTCGGCATCAACGGCACACGCGCCATGACCGCGTTCAACTCGCGTGACGGCGGCTTCTTTCTGACCACCGTGGGCCGGGTGCAAACCCCGACGCTCTCGGTGGTGGTGGAGCGCGAGGAACAAATCCGCAAGTTCATCAGCCGCGATTACTGGGAAATCCATGCCTCATTCGCCGCCCAGGCGGGCAACTACCCGGCCAAGTGGTTCAACCCGGCGCACAAAAAAGACGCTGATGATGCCGAAAAGAAGGCAGATCGCGTCTGGAGCGAGCTGGATGCACGCACCATTGCCGAAGCAGTGCGCGGCCAACAAGCCACGGTTTCAGAGGAAAGCAAACCCACCTCTCAGGCTTCGCCTGCCCTGTTTGACCTGACCAGCCTGCAACGCGAAGCCAACAGCAAGTTCGGCTTCAGCGCCAAAACCACCCTGTCCATCGCCCAAAGCCTGTACGAACGCCACAAAGCCCTGACCTACCCACGTACCGACTCACGTGCCCTGCCCGAAGACTATGTGCCGGTGGTGAAACAAACCTTTGAAATGCTGGCCGACAGCGGCCTGAAACACCTGGCACCCCACGCACTCACGGCCCTCAACAACAACTACATCCGCCCCAGCAAGCGTATTTTCGACAACGCCAAGGTGAGTGATCACTTTGCCATCATCCCCACATTACAAGCGCCTGGAGCGCTCTCGGAAACAGAGCAAAAAATTTACGACCTGGTGGTGCGCCGCTTCATGGCGGTGTTTTTCCCTGCGGCTGAATACCAGGTCACCACACGTATCTCCAAGGTTCAGGAGCACCATTTCAAAACCGAAGGCAAGGTGCTGGTCAAGCCGGGCTGGCTGGCCATTTACGGCAAGGAAGCCGCACTGGAAGTCGAGGGCGGCAAAGACGGTGACAAGGGGCAAAGTCTGGTGCCGGTAGCGCCTGGCGAAAAGGTCAAGGCCGAGTCCGTCGACCCCAAAGGCCTGAAAACCCGCCCACCCGCACGCTACTCAGAAGCCACCCTGCTCGGCGCCATGGAAAGCGCTGGCAAAACCGTGGAAGACGACGAACTGCGCGAAGCCATGCAGGAGAAAGGCCTGGGCACCCCGGCCACCCGCTCCAGCATCATTGAAGGTTTGATCTCCGAGGCCTACATGCTGCGCGAAGGCCGCGAGCTGATCCCCACCGCCAAGGCGTTCCAGCTGATGACACTCTTACGTGGCCTGGACGTACAAGAGCTGACCAAAGCCGAACTCACCGGCGAATGGGAATACAAGCTCAACCAGATGGAGCACGGCAAGCTCAGCCGTACGGCCTTCATGAGTGAGATTGCTGCCATGACCGAACGTATGGTGAAAAAAGCCAAGGAATACGACCGCGACAGCGTACCGGGCGACTTTGCCACGCTGCACACGCCCTGCCCCAACTGCGGTGGCATCGTCAAGGAAAACTACCGCCGTTATGGCTGCACCGGCGCTGATGGCCAGAGTGAGGGCTGCGGTTTTTCATTTGGCAAAACCCCGGCCGGACGGACTTTTGAGCTGGCTGAAGTTGAGCAGTTTTTGCGTGACCGCAAAATCGGCCCCCTGACCGGCTTTCGCTCCAAAGCTGGCTGGCCCTTTGTGGCCGAAATGGTCATCAAGTTTGACGAGGACAGCAAAAACTACAAGCTTGAATTTGACTTTGGCGACGATAAAAAAGGCGAGGAAACCGGTGAGCTGGTCGATTTTTCAGCCCAGACCAGCTTGGGTGCCTGCCCCCAATGTGGTGCTGCCGTGTTTGAGCACGGCAAAAATTATGTGTGCGAAAAATCCGTCCCCACCGCGGCACAGGCTACCCCCAGTTGCGAGTTCAAGACCGGCCAGATCATCCTGCAGCAACCGATTGAACGCGAGCAAATGGTCAAGCTGCTGGCCACCGGAAAAACCGATCTGCTGGACAAGTTTGTCAGCATGCGCACCCGGCGCACCTTCAAGGCCATGCTGGCCTGGGATGCCACCGCGGGCAAGGTCAATTTTGAATTTGCCCCGAGCAAATTCCCGCCACGCAAGACAGCAGCGACACCGTTGACAAAAGCTGCTGTCTCTTCAAAATCACGAGCTGCTAGCGCAGCATCTACGGTAACTACAGGCCAAAAACCCTTAAAAACACCGGCTAAAAGGACTGCCAAACCAGCTGCCGCCAAAACACCACGCAAAACACCTGCCGCCGGGGCGGGTTCTACGCCCAGTGCAGCACTCGCTGCAGTGATCGGGTCTGAGCCGATTGCCCGCGCCCAGGTCATCAAAAAACTGTGGGACTACATCAAGGCCAACAAGCTGCAGGATGCCGCCAACAAACGCGCCATCAACGCCGATGCCAAGCTGCTGGCGGTATTTGGAAAACCCCAGGTGACCATGTTTGAACTGGCGGGCATCGTGGGCCAACATTTGGGGTGA
- a CDS encoding response regulator, with protein MRILIAEDDQVLADGLLRTLRSSGAAVDHVASGTEADAALMTNTEFDLLILDLGLPRMHGLEVLKRLRSRGSSLPVLILTAADSVEERVKGLDYGADDYMAKPFSLQELEARVRALSRRGMGAASSTIKHGPLIYDQGGRVATIDGAMVELSARELGLLEVLLQRAGRLVSKDQLVERLCEWGEEVSNNAIEVYIHRLRKKIEKGPIRIATVRGLGYCLEKIPG; from the coding sequence ATGCGAATTCTGATAGCCGAAGATGATCAAGTTTTGGCCGATGGGTTACTGAGAACCCTGCGCAGCTCAGGCGCTGCGGTAGACCATGTGGCCAGCGGCACAGAGGCCGATGCCGCCCTCATGACCAACACCGAGTTTGACCTGCTGATTCTGGATTTGGGCCTGCCCAGGATGCATGGTCTGGAGGTTCTCAAACGCCTGCGTTCACGCGGGTCGTCGCTCCCTGTGCTGATTTTGACGGCCGCCGACAGCGTGGAAGAGCGCGTCAAAGGTCTGGATTATGGGGCTGACGACTACATGGCCAAACCATTCAGCTTGCAAGAGCTTGAAGCCCGGGTACGGGCACTGAGTCGCCGCGGCATGGGCGCAGCCAGCAGCACCATCAAGCACGGGCCACTGATTTACGACCAGGGCGGACGGGTGGCCACCATTGATGGGGCCATGGTGGAACTCTCGGCACGGGAGCTGGGCCTGCTTGAAGTATTGTTGCAGCGCGCCGGCCGCCTGGTCAGCAAAGACCAACTGGTCGAACGTCTGTGCGAATGGGGTGAAGAGGTCAGCAACAACGCCATTGAGGTTTACATCCACCGCCTGCGCAAGAAAATTGAAAAAGGCCCGATCCGCATTGCCACGGTGCGGGGATTGGGCTATTGCCTGGAAAAGATTCCAGGTTAG
- a CDS encoding SET domain-containing protein: MAKATSPRRVQVRRSGIHGKGVFAVQDIAAGETILEYVGEIITWEEAQARHPHDASNPNHTFYFHVDETRVIDALFGGNSSRWINHSCDGNCEADERNGRIFIKARRDIAAGEELHYDYGLIIDERYTPKLKAQYPCWCGAPGCRGTLLAPKRKRR, encoded by the coding sequence GTGGCCAAGGCCACATCCCCACGTCGTGTCCAGGTGCGCCGCTCGGGCATCCATGGCAAAGGCGTTTTTGCGGTGCAGGACATTGCCGCAGGAGAGACTATTTTGGAGTACGTGGGCGAGATCATCACCTGGGAGGAAGCCCAGGCGCGTCACCCGCATGATGCGTCCAACCCCAACCACACGTTTTATTTTCACGTGGATGAAACGCGGGTGATTGATGCGCTTTTTGGCGGTAATTCGTCGCGCTGGATCAACCATTCTTGTGATGGCAATTGTGAAGCCGATGAGCGCAACGGCCGGATTTTCATCAAGGCCCGGCGCGACATTGCTGCCGGTGAAGAGCTGCATTACGACTACGGCCTGATCATTGACGAGCGCTACACACCCAAGCTCAAGGCGCAATACCCGTGCTGGTGTGGTGCACCTGGTTGCCGTGGCACCCTGCTGGCACCCAAACGCAAGCGCCGCTAA
- a CDS encoding SPOR domain-containing protein produces MLRVWVLLLLLLNAGYFAWGQGWLLAYGFGPAIQSEPHRLLQQIQPEAIQIISELEARKIVAAASTAAATAKPALCLQSGVLDPQRGDALRQALQAALPAQSWVLEDVVVPERWIIYMGKYGNTAELAKKRAQLDSLHLTFEPLTNSTLAPGLSLGVFASQAQANTALEALAKRGVRTARVLQEQPERHGLRLRLPAVNDDLQASLPAVRAALAGQALVACPAGRQD; encoded by the coding sequence ATGTTGCGTGTCTGGGTGTTGTTGCTGTTGTTGCTTAACGCAGGGTATTTCGCCTGGGGGCAAGGCTGGTTGCTGGCTTATGGGTTTGGACCGGCCATACAAAGTGAGCCACATCGCCTGCTGCAGCAAATCCAGCCTGAGGCCATTCAAATCATCAGTGAGCTGGAAGCCCGCAAGATTGTTGCAGCCGCCAGCACAGCGGCTGCAACTGCCAAGCCTGCGCTGTGTTTGCAATCCGGTGTACTGGATCCCCAGCGGGGTGATGCACTGCGCCAAGCGCTGCAAGCTGCTTTGCCCGCCCAATCCTGGGTACTGGAAGACGTGGTTGTGCCAGAGCGCTGGATCATTTATATGGGCAAATATGGCAATACGGCTGAATTGGCCAAAAAACGTGCCCAGCTCGACAGCTTGCATCTGACGTTTGAGCCCTTGACCAATTCGACCCTGGCACCAGGCTTGTCGCTTGGGGTGTTTGCTTCGCAGGCACAAGCCAATACGGCACTGGAAGCCTTGGCAAAGCGGGGGGTGCGCACAGCCCGGGTGCTGCAGGAACAACCTGAGCGGCATGGTTTGCGCTTGCGCTTGCCCGCCGTGAATGATGACTTGCAAGCGTCATTGCCTGCGGTACGTGCTGCTTTGGCCGGTCAGGCGCTGGTGGCGTGCCCGGCGGGGCGTCAGGACTGA